The genomic region CGGCAAAGTTATTGATGAGGTTTCAACAAGATCCCAGCTAACACCACCCTTTTCCAGGTTTGAAATTGACACCATTCTGTCCAAAGTAGCCATTGCAATCTTTGCTTCGGATATACGGCTTTTTTCAACCGATTTAGTATATTGAGGCAAAGCGATTGCCGCTAAAATGCCTATTATTAAAACAACTACCAATAATTCAATAAGAGTAAATCCCTCTTTCATATATTCTCCTGTCAGATGTTTATTTAAGAACTCCGGTTGCTAAAAAATTATCTGAGTATACAGTAGGTTCCGTCAGAAGACCAACTTTCACACCCCAGTGAATTGCATATCTCCTTGGTGTTAGGGTTGCCGTTTGTTTTACATATTCTTTTGCCTTTCATAGACTGATACGCCGCCGCCGGATTTTGCAGATACACTTCAATATTATAATAATAGTTTGAACTTCTTGACGCTGCTATATAGCTGGGAGGATAATCCGAATAATATTTGAATCTTGGGGAATCTTGCATCTCAATATCCAAATCAGCAAAATCACTGGTATATTCGCCCGTTTGCATAAAGTAAATTTCTTCCGCGTCGGCCATTGCTTTTAAGTTTATAAAAGCCTCCGTCGCGCGGGATTTTTCAACCGTTTTATTATATTGCGGCAAAGCTATCGCCGCTAAAATGCCTATTATTAAAACCACTACCAACAACTCAATAAGAGTAAATCCTTTTTTCATATATTCTCCTGTTGATAAAATATACCAAATAAATATTAGTTAAAGCTCAAGATTTTTTATTTTAGCCTCAAGCCTTAAGGTTCTTAAATCGTTTAGAATTTCCTCAATCTGTCCTTCCATGATTTCAGTGATGTTGTGGTAGGATTTTTCCGTCCTGTGGTCAGTAACGCGGCTTTGCGGAAAGTTATAAGTTCTTATTTTTTCGCTCCTGTCGCCTGTGCCTACCTGGGATTTACGGGTATCGTAAATTTCTTTATTTCTTTTTTCTTCTTCCATTTGGTAAAGTTTCGCTCTAAGCATGTTCATGGCCTTAATTCTGTTTGCGCCCTGGCTGCGCTCCTCACGGCAGCTGACAACAACGCCGGTAGGTTTGTGGATAAGTCTGACAGCCGTTTCAACTTTATTAACATTTTGTCCGCCCGCTCCGCCGGCGCGGC from Elusimicrobium minutum Pei191 harbors:
- a CDS encoding type IV pilin protein, whose translation is MKKGFTLIELLVVVLIIGILAAIALPQYNKTVEKSRATEAFINLKAMADAEEIYFMQTGEYTSDFADLDIEMQDSPRFKYYSDYPPSYIAASRSSNYYYNIEVYLQNPAAAYQSMKGKRICKTNGNPNTKEICNSLGCESWSSDGTYCILR